In Gemmatimonadaceae bacterium, the following are encoded in one genomic region:
- a CDS encoding pyruvate dehydrogenase complex E1 component subunit beta, translating into MPVITYRDALNQALREEMQRDDRVFLMGEEVAVYQGAYKVSKGLLQEFGEMRVVDTPITELGFAGVGVGAAMVGLRPVIEFMTWNFGVLALDQVLNSAAKLLYMSGGQYNIPMVFRGPNGAALQLSAQHSQAFESWLSYIPGLKVLTPGTPYDAKGLLKSAIRDDNPVCFLEGEMLYNTKGEVPEEEYLIPIGKADLKREGDACSIITNGKMVLVAMQVADQLAKDGIHVDVVDLRTVRPMDVDAIRTSVEKTNRAVVLEEGWELCGIGSQVVDYIQRECFDMLDAPVIRVHQADVPMPYAKNLERAAKPDAAKTIAAVRKVMYLD; encoded by the coding sequence ATGCCAGTAATCACTTACAGAGATGCTCTGAACCAGGCGCTGCGCGAAGAGATGCAGCGCGACGACCGCGTGTTCCTGATGGGCGAGGAAGTCGCCGTCTACCAGGGCGCATACAAGGTCTCGAAAGGCTTGCTTCAGGAGTTCGGCGAGATGCGCGTCGTCGACACGCCGATCACCGAGCTGGGATTCGCCGGCGTCGGCGTCGGCGCGGCGATGGTCGGCTTGCGGCCCGTCATCGAGTTCATGACGTGGAATTTCGGCGTGCTCGCGCTCGACCAGGTGCTCAACTCCGCGGCCAAGCTGCTGTACATGTCGGGCGGCCAGTACAACATCCCCATGGTGTTTCGCGGACCGAATGGCGCCGCGCTGCAGCTGTCGGCGCAGCACTCGCAGGCGTTCGAGTCGTGGCTGTCGTACATCCCCGGCCTCAAGGTGTTGACACCGGGCACTCCGTACGATGCGAAAGGCCTGCTCAAGAGCGCCATTCGCGACGACAATCCGGTCTGCTTCCTCGAAGGGGAGATGCTGTACAACACCAAGGGCGAGGTGCCCGAGGAGGAATATCTCATTCCGATCGGCAAGGCGGACTTGAAGCGCGAAGGCGACGCCTGCTCGATCATCACGAACGGCAAGATGGTGCTCGTCGCGATGCAGGTGGCCGATCAGCTCGCGAAGGACGGCATCCACGTCGACGTGGTCGACCTGCGCACCGTGCGCCCGATGGACGTCGACGCCATCCGCACCTCGGTCGAGAAGACGAACCGCGCGGTGGTTCTCGAAGAAGGCTGGGAGTTGTGCGGCATCGGCTCGCAGGTAGTCGATTACATCCAGCGCGAATGCTTCGACATGCTCGACGCGCCGGTCATTCGCGTGCATCAGGCCGACGTTCCCATGCCGTACGCCAAGAATCTCGAGCGCGCGGCCAAGCCTGACGCCGCGAAAACGATCGCCGCCGTGCGCAAGGTTATGTACCTCGATTAG
- the pdhA gene encoding pyruvate dehydrogenase (acetyl-transferring) E1 component subunit alpha, with the protein MRRYAHTPILMATKKKSDNSKNSNAEQNLTLLRSMLLQRRFEERCAEAYALGKIGGFCHLYIGQEAVSTGAEAVLRPDDYIITTYRDHGQALARGMNPRAVMSELFGRIDGCARGKGGSMHMFDKSLNFLGGHGIVGAHVPLATGVGFAIKYRGGDQVCVCFMGESVVNTGAFHEALNMAGLWKLPVVYVIENNRYGMGTALERASAIHDIYERGAAYNMPRAQCDGQDVFAVRDAMKEAVDRARTESLPTLLEVRTYRFMGHSMSDAVSGTYRSKAELDEYMKRDPIALLRAHMHENNELTDEQLHKLDDEMKAVVQDAWDFADQSPEPPLEALFEDVLVDTTSDATAEAVAAD; encoded by the coding sequence ATGCGCCGATACGCCCATACGCCCATTCTCATGGCTACCAAAAAGAAATCAGACAATTCTAAAAATTCGAACGCCGAACAAAATCTGACCCTGCTGCGGTCCATGCTGTTGCAGCGCCGCTTCGAGGAGCGGTGTGCCGAGGCGTACGCGCTCGGGAAGATTGGCGGCTTCTGCCACCTGTACATCGGCCAGGAAGCGGTGAGCACGGGGGCCGAGGCGGTGCTCAGGCCCGACGACTACATCATCACGACGTATCGCGATCACGGGCAGGCGCTTGCGCGCGGCATGAACCCGCGCGCCGTGATGTCGGAGTTGTTCGGACGCATCGACGGCTGCGCGCGCGGCAAGGGCGGCTCGATGCACATGTTCGACAAGAGTCTCAACTTTCTCGGCGGACACGGCATCGTCGGCGCGCACGTACCGCTCGCGACTGGCGTCGGCTTCGCGATCAAGTATCGCGGCGGCGACCAGGTGTGCGTGTGTTTCATGGGTGAGTCGGTGGTCAACACCGGCGCGTTTCATGAAGCGCTGAACATGGCGGGCCTGTGGAAGCTGCCGGTCGTGTACGTGATCGAGAACAATCGGTACGGCATGGGCACGGCGCTCGAGCGCGCGTCGGCGATTCACGACATCTACGAGCGCGGCGCCGCGTACAACATGCCGCGCGCGCAGTGCGACGGGCAGGATGTGTTCGCGGTGCGCGACGCGATGAAGGAAGCGGTCGATCGCGCGCGGACGGAGTCGCTGCCCACGCTGCTCGAGGTGCGCACCTATCGCTTCATGGGCCACTCGATGTCGGACGCCGTGAGCGGCACGTATCGCTCGAAGGCGGAGCTCGACGAGTACATGAAGCGGGATCCGATCGCGCTCCTGCGCGCGCACATGCACGAGAACAACGAGCTGACGGATGAGCAGCTTCACAAGCTCGACGACGAGATGAAGGCCGTGGTGCAGGACGCCTGGGACTTCGCCGATCAGAGCCCCGAACCGCCGCTCGAGGCGTTGTTCGAGGACGTGCTCGTGGATACCACCAGTGACGCGACAGCGGAAGCCGTCGCCGCGGATTAG
- a CDS encoding Ig-like domain-containing protein, translating into MQRVVRSTLVGLLTIAGITACGDKVTVPPAQTTLPAVDSVVHQVTVSPPAVTMNVGDKVTLAASVDAGAGVTVRTVTWSSSNTAVATVDANGTVTAVAAGNATVIAKSNANNAVQGAAAITVNGGPGQGALATVTISTINSTNCSTGVCSSVPANLAAVTGQLDVTLNVDPGAQKLSEVDLLLNCNAAGNFPASSDTIVAKQTLSSGNVAPVAEAASAPVTLSFNTAAFDSTTGARFRNGQCQLKAKAITTTGTTVASSAQQLTLANADVLAGSVTSTATQTDLNGLAWHGGSVTIKVIPVFFTAGRNVASVNITYEGKTTNVTTATAGAFSATFNDDNSGGTANSGDPLDIDGITDANSQNKIVISAIDNNGNSFQNAFVGGTNPCTVLCSQTSVSAGAPQNLFSATSPFRLDTQKPLAGSLAVKNNTLQNTGSTGFVNGSFRFVADSAAGFIGPNAGTLLANGPACAGNNGTTNPVTCNFDNGGVDKVTVTFQAAPAGTSKTSTSWKNVTSPTGINDTNTGTGEIFRMLTADVLGNTDTSATTSFGVDTSIPSSVFTSGTADSSTFKTAATPGGFFFTISDAGSGLGTFAGGNSILVAQSRQTGASTSSSTLSNFENKVYSNNANAARPGETLVLGYIPTDGSPCLIGRFNAGGAGTSTFGQFNVPVFAANGTQVGACTAVPFTPLPSPTGVEIPSGNAIGLIRTIVAPTDQAGNVGTIFRASIYVDGQAPVIQNVDMPGTIAGNATVAFPVGVTDSLPASGTSGTSVNAAGDITSAIARVNYSAGGSNNVPASGPTGGITLQYTPDSSMGKPFDNVLTRLLTATNPSVSNFIKTLFVSAGGNTPPSATASPNAASISFFASDAANNWSTGVTEPLSTAQGAIPTQITGTNTVFSSSTVTRTFTGGFDATISPSTISNCPKAGCTGGAAPSAATATTITATASGATGTFVNPFSVVQVWYRAQGTTDAFVFAGNAVAGNPIEGGGARTIQYTFTFDPPAVTPASPEAPTGRSLTVNAAGIDYIVIGINSNGDAVATPIHTIGIANP; encoded by the coding sequence ATGCAACGCGTAGTTCGTTCTACTTTGGTGGGGCTCCTGACCATCGCCGGCATCACTGCCTGTGGCGACAAGGTCACGGTTCCGCCCGCTCAGACCACGTTGCCGGCGGTTGATTCCGTTGTGCACCAGGTCACGGTCTCGCCGCCGGCGGTGACCATGAATGTCGGTGATAAGGTGACCCTCGCTGCGTCGGTGGACGCGGGCGCGGGCGTCACGGTTCGTACGGTCACGTGGTCGTCGTCGAATACGGCGGTCGCCACGGTTGACGCGAACGGCACGGTGACGGCGGTCGCCGCTGGTAATGCCACGGTTATCGCGAAGTCGAATGCCAACAACGCGGTGCAGGGTGCGGCCGCGATCACGGTCAATGGCGGGCCTGGCCAAGGCGCGCTTGCGACGGTAACGATCTCGACGATCAACAGCACCAACTGCTCGACCGGCGTGTGCAGCTCGGTCCCGGCGAATCTGGCCGCGGTGACGGGTCAGCTCGACGTGACGCTGAACGTTGATCCGGGCGCGCAGAAGCTTTCCGAAGTCGACCTCCTGTTGAACTGCAACGCCGCGGGCAACTTCCCGGCGTCGAGCGACACCATCGTCGCGAAGCAGACGCTTTCGAGCGGTAACGTTGCCCCGGTCGCGGAAGCGGCTTCGGCGCCGGTGACCCTCAGCTTCAACACGGCGGCGTTTGACAGCACCACGGGCGCCCGGTTCCGCAACGGCCAGTGCCAGCTCAAGGCGAAGGCGATAACGACGACCGGCACGACGGTGGCTTCGTCGGCTCAGCAGCTGACGCTCGCCAACGCGGACGTGCTCGCGGGCTCCGTGACGTCCACCGCGACGCAGACCGACCTCAATGGTCTCGCGTGGCATGGTGGCAGCGTGACGATCAAGGTGATTCCGGTCTTCTTCACCGCCGGCCGTAATGTTGCCTCGGTGAACATCACATATGAAGGAAAGACCACGAACGTCACGACGGCGACTGCCGGTGCGTTCTCGGCGACCTTCAATGATGACAACTCGGGCGGCACGGCCAACAGCGGCGATCCGCTCGATATCGACGGCATCACCGACGCGAACTCGCAGAACAAGATCGTCATCTCGGCGATCGACAATAACGGCAACTCGTTCCAGAACGCGTTCGTCGGCGGCACCAACCCCTGCACCGTGCTCTGCTCGCAGACCTCGGTCAGCGCGGGCGCGCCGCAGAACCTGTTCAGCGCCACGAGCCCGTTCCGTCTCGACACGCAGAAGCCGTTGGCTGGCTCTCTCGCCGTCAAGAACAACACGCTGCAGAACACCGGTAGCACCGGCTTCGTCAACGGCAGCTTCCGCTTCGTCGCGGATTCGGCCGCGGGCTTCATCGGCCCGAACGCTGGTACGCTGCTCGCGAACGGTCCGGCCTGCGCAGGTAACAACGGCACGACCAACCCGGTGACCTGCAACTTTGATAACGGCGGCGTCGACAAGGTGACTGTTACCTTCCAGGCGGCCCCGGCCGGCACGAGCAAGACCAGCACGTCGTGGAAGAACGTCACGAGCCCGACCGGTATCAACGATACGAACACCGGCACGGGCGAGATCTTCCGCATGCTCACGGCGGACGTGCTCGGCAACACCGATACGTCGGCCACCACGTCGTTCGGCGTCGATACGTCGATCCCGAGCAGCGTGTTCACGTCGGGTACGGCTGATTCGTCGACGTTCAAGACGGCGGCCACCCCCGGTGGCTTCTTCTTCACGATCTCGGACGCTGGTTCGGGCCTCGGCACGTTTGCCGGCGGCAACAGCATCCTGGTCGCGCAGAGCCGTCAGACGGGCGCGAGCACGTCGTCCTCCACGCTCTCGAACTTCGAGAACAAGGTGTACTCGAACAACGCGAACGCGGCTCGCCCGGGTGAAACGCTGGTTCTGGGTTATATCCCCACGGACGGCTCGCCGTGCTTGATCGGCCGCTTCAACGCCGGTGGCGCTGGCACGTCGACGTTCGGCCAGTTCAACGTCCCGGTATTCGCCGCGAACGGCACGCAGGTTGGTGCTTGCACCGCGGTTCCCTTCACGCCGCTTCCGTCGCCAACCGGCGTCGAGATTCCGTCGGGTAACGCGATCGGCTTGATCCGCACCATCGTCGCCCCGACCGACCAGGCGGGCAACGTGGGCACGATCTTCCGCGCCTCGATCTACGTCGACGGCCAGGCTCCGGTCATTCAGAACGTCGACATGCCGGGCACGATCGCCGGTAACGCGACGGTTGCCTTCCCGGTCGGCGTCACCGACTCGCTGCCGGCGAGCGGCACGAGCGGCACGAGCGTCAACGCTGCTGGCGACATCACCTCGGCGATCGCTCGCGTGAACTACTCGGCGGGTGGTAGCAACAACGTTCCGGCCTCTGGCCCGACGGGTGGTATCACGCTGCAGTACACGCCGGATAGCTCGATGGGCAAGCCCTTCGACAACGTCCTGACGCGCTTGCTGACGGCGACGAATCCGTCGGTCTCGAACTTCATCAAGACGCTGTTCGTCTCTGCCGGTGGCAACACGCCGCCGTCCGCAACGGCTTCGCCGAACGCCGCCTCCATCTCGTTCTTCGCGTCTGACGCGGCGAACAACTGGAGCACCGGTGTGACCGAGCCGCTCAGCACGGCGCAGGGTGCAATTCCGACCCAGATCACCGGTACCAACACGGTGTTCTCGAGCAGCACCGTGACCCGCACGTTCACGGGCGGCTTTGACGCCACGATCAGCCCGTCGACGATCAGCAACTGCCCGAAGGCTGGCTGCACGGGTGGCGCTGCTCCGAGCGCCGCGACGGCCACGACCATCACGGCTACGGCCAGCGGTGCGACCGGCACGTTCGTCAATCCGTTCTCGGTCGTTCAGGTCTGGTACCGCGCTCAGGGTACCACCGACGCATTCGTCTTCGCGGGCAACGCCGTTGCCGGCAATCCGATTGAAGGCGGCGGCGCACGTACGATCCAGTACACGTTCACCTTCGATCCGCCGGCAGTTACCCCGGCGTCGCCTGAAGCGCCGACCGGCCGCAGCTTGACCGTCAACGCCGCGGGCATCGATTACATCGTCATCGGTATCAATTCGAACGGTGACGCGGTCGCGACCCCGATCCACACGATCGGTATCGCCAACCCGTAA
- the lipA gene encoding lipoyl synthase, which translates to MGETLYQISGRHRVEPLPERKPSWLKVRAPGGSNYLQIKQLMRELELHTVCEEAHCPNVGECWEHGTATFMILGDVCTRNCAYCAVAHGRPPKYDVAEPSRVADAIGTMNLRHAVITSVDRDDLPDYGAYIFAETIRQIKQRLPDCSVEVLVPDFQGSEDSIRTVLEAAPDIYNHNTETVPRLYKRCRPGGRYERVMQIFRTAKRVAPDIPTKSGIILGMGETLEEVEAVMRDLRDVDVDILTLGQYLRPSDSHIKLDRYVTPDEFRALKEYGMAIGYKHVESGPLVRSSYHAWEQVQAAGV; encoded by the coding sequence ATGGGCGAGACCCTTTATCAGATATCTGGCCGTCACCGCGTCGAGCCCCTGCCCGAACGCAAGCCGTCGTGGCTCAAGGTGCGCGCCCCGGGCGGTTCCAACTACCTCCAGATCAAGCAGCTCATGCGCGAGCTCGAGCTGCACACGGTCTGCGAGGAGGCGCACTGCCCGAACGTCGGCGAATGCTGGGAGCACGGCACCGCGACGTTCATGATTCTGGGCGACGTGTGCACGCGCAATTGTGCGTACTGCGCCGTCGCGCACGGCCGGCCGCCGAAGTACGACGTCGCGGAACCGTCGCGCGTCGCCGACGCGATCGGCACGATGAACCTGCGCCACGCGGTCATCACCTCGGTCGATCGCGATGATCTGCCGGACTACGGCGCGTACATCTTCGCCGAGACGATCCGTCAGATCAAACAGCGGTTGCCCGATTGCTCCGTGGAAGTGCTCGTGCCCGATTTTCAGGGCAGCGAGGACTCGATCCGGACGGTCCTCGAGGCCGCGCCGGACATTTACAATCACAACACGGAAACGGTGCCGCGCCTCTACAAGCGCTGCCGTCCCGGCGGCCGCTACGAGCGCGTGATGCAGATCTTTCGCACCGCCAAGCGCGTCGCGCCCGACATTCCGACGAAGAGCGGCATCATTCTCGGAATGGGCGAGACGCTCGAGGAAGTGGAGGCAGTGATGCGCGATCTGCGCGACGTCGACGTGGACATTCTCACGCTCGGCCAGTATTTGCGACCGTCCGATTCTCACATCAAGCTCGATCGATATGTCACGCCGGATGAGTTCCGCGCGCTGAAGGAGTACGGCATGGCGATCGGCTACAAGCACGTGGAATCCGGCCCGCTCGTTCGCTCCAGCTATCACGCGTGGGAGCAGGTGCAGGCGGCAGGAGTTTGA
- the lpdA gene encoding dihydrolipoyl dehydrogenase, with product MASFDVIFLGGGPAGYVGAIRCAQLGLSTAVVEREGLGGTCVLWGCIPAKALLEAASIANRLKHAAEFGVTPGDVKLDYGVAMKRSRGVSTQNSKGVEFLFKKNKITYIKGTGRLTAKNGVTVKTADGKEEKHDAKKAVVVSTGSRVRGLPQAGLELNKTTIISSDEALILEKAPTSIIIVGAGAVGCEFADVFNAFGSQVTLIDVMPNILPLEDLDASKEVERAFKKRGIATLTSAKISNVKAAKDGVSMTVEAGGEKKEYKADIVLVAAGRAPNTEDLGLKEAGVQLTDRGFIKINERMETMAKGIYAIGDVAGPPMLAHKGEREGIVLAELLAGKHTHGMDYNNIPNATYCHPEVASIGMTEQQCKDKKLDYKVGKFPFSANGRARTSGETEGFVKIIRDAKYGEILGAHIVGAHATELIHELVVARTNEFTVEEVDLAIHAHPTLSEAIAEAALDSLGKMIHA from the coding sequence ATGGCCTCCTTTGACGTCATTTTCCTCGGCGGCGGCCCCGCCGGATATGTGGGCGCCATTCGGTGCGCTCAACTCGGGCTTTCGACGGCGGTCGTCGAGCGCGAGGGGCTTGGGGGCACCTGCGTTCTGTGGGGATGCATTCCGGCCAAGGCGCTCCTGGAAGCGGCATCGATCGCCAATCGGTTGAAGCATGCCGCAGAATTCGGTGTCACGCCGGGCGACGTCAAGTTGGACTATGGGGTCGCCATGAAGCGTTCGCGCGGCGTCAGCACGCAGAATTCGAAAGGGGTGGAGTTCCTGTTCAAGAAGAACAAGATCACCTACATCAAGGGCACCGGCCGACTCACGGCCAAGAACGGCGTCACCGTCAAAACCGCGGACGGCAAGGAAGAAAAACACGACGCGAAGAAAGCCGTGGTCGTGTCGACCGGTTCCCGCGTGCGCGGGCTGCCGCAGGCGGGACTCGAGTTGAACAAGACAACGATCATCTCGTCCGACGAAGCGCTGATCCTCGAGAAGGCACCAACGTCGATCATCATCGTTGGCGCGGGCGCCGTCGGTTGCGAGTTCGCCGACGTGTTCAACGCGTTCGGTTCGCAGGTCACGTTGATCGACGTGATGCCGAACATCCTGCCGCTCGAGGATCTGGATGCTTCGAAGGAAGTGGAGCGCGCGTTCAAGAAGCGCGGCATCGCCACGCTGACGAGCGCCAAGATCTCGAACGTGAAGGCCGCGAAGGACGGCGTCTCGATGACGGTCGAAGCCGGCGGCGAGAAAAAGGAGTACAAGGCGGACATCGTGCTGGTCGCCGCGGGACGTGCGCCGAACACCGAGGACCTGGGCCTCAAGGAAGCGGGGGTGCAACTCACCGACCGCGGCTTCATCAAGATCAACGAACGCATGGAGACGATGGCAAAGGGCATCTATGCGATCGGCGACGTCGCGGGACCGCCGATGCTTGCCCACAAGGGCGAACGCGAGGGCATTGTGCTCGCGGAGCTGCTCGCCGGCAAGCATACGCACGGCATGGATTACAACAACATCCCCAACGCGACCTATTGCCATCCCGAAGTGGCGTCGATCGGCATGACCGAGCAGCAGTGCAAGGACAAGAAGCTCGATTATAAAGTTGGAAAGTTCCCCTTCTCCGCTAACGGCAGAGCGCGCACGTCGGGCGAGACGGAAGGCTTCGTGAAGATCATTCGCGACGCGAAGTACGGCGAGATTCTCGGCGCGCACATCGTGGGCGCGCACGCCACCGAGCTGATTCACGAATTGGTCGTGGCGCGCACGAATGAGTTCACCGTCGAGGAAGTCGATCTCGCCATCCACGCGCACCCGACGCTCTCGGAAGCGATCGCCGAAGCGGCGCTCGATTCGCTGGGCAAGATGATTCATGCCTAG
- a CDS encoding dihydrolipoamide acetyltransferase family protein: MATKIFMEALSPTMEEGRLVKWLKNEGDTVKSGEPLAEVETDKAIMELVARGDGVLRKRLVGEGDSRPVGTLVGVIAAADENIDALVASAGSAGAAAGDGAAKPAEQVVAKTQESAGASSVPQTASQSQGEASAPPQQKAAAGAAPPQPQAGAQQTASAGNGGQVRSSPLARRLASERGLDLSSMQGSGPGGRIVKRDVESAQATPSFAHRPSPVAHRAAGDFEDIALTQIRKTIAKRLSESIGPIPTFYLTAEFDLTRVTEMRAAMAEMGDQFKVSVNDVLMKAVATALAQHPEVNAHWLGDKIRQHNRVHLGMAVATNDGLIVPVIFDADRKRMSEISAEAKELAKKARERKLKPEEYTGSTFSISNLGMFGIDQFTAIINPPEVAILAIGSATDVMVPTDDGFTVEKRVRVTMSCDHRAVDGAVGAVFLQTLRRLIENPLMLVY; the protein is encoded by the coding sequence ATGGCTACCAAGATCTTTATGGAGGCGCTCTCGCCCACGATGGAAGAAGGGCGCCTCGTCAAATGGCTCAAGAACGAAGGGGACACCGTGAAGAGCGGCGAGCCCCTGGCCGAGGTCGAGACCGACAAGGCGATCATGGAGCTCGTGGCGCGCGGTGACGGCGTGCTGCGCAAGCGCCTCGTCGGCGAGGGAGATTCGCGGCCGGTCGGCACGCTCGTCGGCGTGATCGCCGCGGCGGACGAAAACATCGATGCGCTCGTCGCGAGCGCCGGCAGCGCCGGCGCGGCGGCGGGCGACGGTGCGGCGAAGCCGGCCGAGCAGGTCGTGGCAAAGACGCAGGAGAGCGCGGGTGCGTCGTCGGTGCCGCAGACCGCGTCGCAATCGCAGGGCGAAGCATCAGCTCCGCCGCAGCAGAAAGCCGCGGCTGGCGCGGCCCCACCGCAGCCGCAGGCCGGCGCGCAGCAGACCGCTTCGGCAGGAAATGGCGGCCAGGTTCGCTCGTCCCCGCTCGCGCGCCGTCTCGCTTCCGAGCGCGGCCTCGATCTCTCGAGCATGCAGGGGTCAGGTCCCGGTGGCCGCATCGTCAAGCGCGACGTCGAGTCGGCGCAGGCCACGCCGTCGTTCGCCCATCGCCCATCGCCCGTCGCCCATCGCGCCGCCGGCGACTTCGAAGACATCGCGCTCACGCAGATCCGAAAGACCATCGCGAAGCGTCTGTCCGAGTCCATCGGCCCGATCCCGACGTTCTATCTCACCGCGGAATTCGATCTCACGCGCGTCACCGAGATGCGCGCCGCGATGGCCGAGATGGGCGATCAATTCAAGGTGTCGGTGAACGATGTCTTGATGAAGGCGGTGGCGACCGCGCTCGCGCAGCATCCCGAAGTGAACGCGCATTGGCTCGGCGACAAGATTCGCCAGCACAACCGCGTGCATCTCGGCATGGCGGTGGCGACGAACGACGGACTGATCGTGCCCGTGATTTTCGACGCCGATCGGAAGCGCATGAGCGAGATCTCGGCAGAGGCGAAGGAGCTCGCGAAGAAGGCGCGCGAACGGAAGCTCAAGCCCGAGGAGTACACGGGATCGACGTTCTCGATTTCGAATCTCGGCATGTTCGGGATCGATCAGTTCACGGCGATCATCAACCCGCCGGAGGTCGCGATCCTGGCGATCGGATCAGCGACCGACGTCATGGTGCCGACCGACGACGGATTCACGGTCGAGAAGCGCGTGCGTGTGACGATGAGCTGCGATCACCGCGCCGTGGACGGCGCGGTCGGCGCCGTGTTCCTGCAGACGCTCCGGCGGTTGATTGAGAATCCGTTGATGCTTGTTTATTAG
- a CDS encoding carboxypeptidase regulatory-like domain-containing protein: protein MTIPRVVRAGYAAAFLLAAPMLHAQKPDSARLDSAASIRPTTLIGKVTDSTGVGLPGAEITLLKSDRVHAITGDSGDFRINGLVPGTVTFAVRRIGFEAATFTAVLKPGRIQRARFNLTATAQALPTVAVSDTTDKTHWLDQFERRRSNAGRGTFITRDEILKHGARTGVDVIRMVAGVRIQPLRNGLSQVIMTRGAGARNCIPQLFIHNMPYSGTMDDFIAEDIEAVEVYSGISEIPPELDKNGKGICAAIVVWTRDPRKPPD from the coding sequence ATGACGATTCCACGAGTCGTCCGTGCCGGGTACGCCGCGGCGTTTCTGCTGGCCGCCCCCATGCTGCACGCGCAAAAGCCCGACTCGGCGCGCCTAGATTCGGCGGCGTCGATTCGTCCCACGACGCTGATCGGCAAGGTCACCGACAGTACCGGCGTCGGACTGCCCGGCGCCGAGATCACGCTGCTCAAATCAGACCGCGTGCACGCCATCACCGGCGACAGCGGCGATTTCCGCATCAACGGGCTCGTGCCCGGAACGGTCACCTTCGCGGTTCGCCGAATCGGCTTCGAGGCAGCGACGTTCACCGCCGTGCTCAAACCCGGCCGCATTCAACGCGCGCGCTTCAATCTCACCGCGACGGCGCAGGCGCTCCCCACGGTCGCGGTCTCCGACACGACCGACAAAACGCACTGGCTCGATCAATTCGAACGCCGCCGGTCGAACGCGGGACGCGGCACCTTCATCACGCGCGACGAGATCCTGAAACACGGCGCGCGCACGGGCGTCGACGTCATTCGCATGGTCGCGGGCGTCCGGATTCAGCCGCTGCGAAACGGACTGAGTCAGGTGATCATGACGCGCGGCGCGGGCGCGAGGAACTGCATTCCGCAGCTCTTCATCCACAACATGCCGTACAGCGGCACGATGGACGACTTCATCGCCGAAGACATCGAGGCGGTCGAGGTCTACTCCGGTATCTCGGAAATTCCGCCCGAGCTGGACAAGAACGGCAAGGGTATTTGCGCTGCGATCGTCGTGTGGACGCGTGATCCGCGCAAGCCGCCGGACTAA
- the lipB gene encoding lipoyl(octanoyl) transferase LipB has translation MNELWIERLGMMPYARALEYQREVARARISGAIPEDVLLLVEHPPVVTLGRSAKDQHLLASPALLARRGIELFEVERGGDVTFHGPGQLVGYPIIDLKRHKKDLHWYLRQVEEALIVALAELGIEAGRNAGLTGVWTGGAARKIASIGVHARDWVTWHGFALNVATDLSYFGLMVPCGIEAVTMTSVAAELAPCAVEMPDVEAAVIRAFGRVFQLTPHAVALRDKAESFDVVSKPA, from the coding sequence ATGAATGAGCTTTGGATCGAACGTCTAGGGATGATGCCGTACGCCCGCGCCCTCGAGTATCAGCGCGAGGTGGCGCGGGCGCGCATCTCGGGAGCGATTCCCGAGGACGTCCTGCTGCTCGTCGAGCACCCTCCCGTCGTGACCCTCGGCCGCTCGGCGAAGGACCAGCATCTGCTCGCGAGTCCGGCGTTGCTCGCGAGACGCGGTATCGAGCTGTTCGAGGTCGAACGCGGCGGCGACGTCACATTTCATGGGCCGGGACAGCTCGTGGGTTACCCGATCATCGATCTCAAACGCCACAAGAAGGACCTGCATTGGTATTTGCGGCAAGTCGAAGAGGCGCTGATCGTCGCGCTCGCGGAGCTCGGCATCGAGGCGGGGAGAAACGCGGGGCTTACGGGCGTGTGGACTGGGGGTGCGGCGCGAAAGATCGCATCGATCGGCGTGCACGCGCGTGATTGGGTCACGTGGCATGGGTTCGCGCTCAACGTCGCGACCGATCTGAGCTATTTCGGTCTCATGGTTCCGTGCGGTATTGAGGCGGTGACAATGACGTCCGTGGCCGCTGAGCTCGCACCGTGCGCGGTGGAGATGCCCGACGTCGAGGCGGCGGTCATTCGCGCCTTCGGAAGGGTATTCCAGTTGACGCCACACGCCGTTGCGTTGCGTGACAAGGCAGAGAGCTTCGACGTGGTATCCAAGCCGGCCTAG